One genomic region from Rosa rugosa chromosome 1, drRosRugo1.1, whole genome shotgun sequence encodes:
- the LOC133726810 gene encoding zerumbone synthase-like: MLRSFAISRFKEAAGAARGLKYYYGNISCNHVLCKRTRPYSTAGRSGNGRLEGKVALITGSASGLGKAAAHEFIENGAHVMIADTDCEMGQQVAEELGSTAHFVECDVAVESQVAEAVETTVERYGKLDIMYNNAGITGPTIPPSIADLDLDEFDRVMRINVRGTIAGIKHAARVMIPLGSGSILCTSSITGLLGGLGPHPYSISKFTIPGIVKSVASELCRSGVRINCISPAPIPTPLVVREISRFYPGAREEQIIEIVNGVGELKGAKAEAVDVAKAALYLASDEAKYVTGHNLVVDGGFTCFKTLSFPHPDQVLV; this comes from the exons ATGCTCAGATCATTTGCCATCAGCAG ATTCAAAGAGGCAGCTGGAGCAGCTAGAGGGCTCAAGTACTACTACGGCAACATCAGCTGCAATCATGTTCTCTGTAAGCGAACGAGACCTTATTCAACCGCTGGCCGTAGTGGAAATGGAAG GCTGGAAGGTAAGGTAGCCTTAATAACAGGGTCCGCAAGTGGGCTCGGGAAGGCAGCGGCCCACGAATTCATCGAAAATGGGGCTCATGTCATGATTGCAGATACTGATTGTGAGATGGGCCAACAAGTAGCCGAAGAGCTGGGCTCAACAGCCCACTTTGTGGAATGCGACGTTGCTGTTGAGTCACAAGTAGCAGAAGCTGTAGAAACCACCGTGGAAAGGTACGGAAAGCTTGACATAATGTACAACAATGCTGGAATAACCGGGCCGACAATCCCACCCAGCATTGCCGACCTCGATCTCGATGAGTTTGACCGTGTCATGCGGATCAACGTGAGGGGAACAATTGCCGGGATAAAGCATGCGGCCCGAGTGATGATCCCATTGGGCTCGGGGTCCATACTGTGCACATCTAGCATTACTGGGCTCCTGGGTGGGCTTGGGCCGCATCCTTACTCGATTTCGAAGTTTACAATACCAGGCATAGTGAAGTCTGTGGCAAGCGAGCTGTGCCGAAGTGGGGTTCGAATCAATTGCATTTCACCGGCTCCAATTCCAACGCCTCTTGTGGTTAGGGAGATAAGTCGGTTTTATCCAGGGGCAAGGGAGGAGCAGATTATAGAGATAGTGAATGGTGTGGGAGAACTTAAGGGTGCAAAGGCGGAGGCAGTAGATGTAGCCAAGGCAGCGCTCTATTTGGCCTCTGATGAAGCAAAGTATGTAACAGGTCATAATCTAGTCGTCGATGGAGGCTTCACCTGCTTTAAAACTCTTAGCTTTCCTCATCCTGATCAAGTACTTGTGTAA